The DNA region acaaagtgcaaaaataaaaagtggaaaaaaatgttttgttagggcaccccccctacatgtaaagtgggggctgatattttttttcattccaaccccaacgtgtgatatatcgttggataggtattaaaaaatgaataagggtttactaatatcgttttttgatattattaatagtttcggaaataatcgctcctaaaggaaaaaaaagtgcgtccccccccctctaacttttgaaccatatgtttaaaaaatatgaaaaaaatcacaaaagtagaactttatgaatactttctaggaaaattgttttgaacttgataggttcagtagtttttgagaaaaatacggaaaactacggaaccctacactgagcgtggcccgacacgctcttggccggttttttttttttaaatttttgtattttttttattttaagtacattaatcactaaaatagccataaaatacaatgattacggctttcgtgtgttaaaaatagtgattatacccgaaatcattgacaaaacttattgaagtGAGCATTCgtatcaccctatcgggcgatgtaaattattttttatcactcgtcgtacaatatatttctataacaaattatacattttctaaaactagataaatgtagctattaaataatattttttatttagaaaaaaccattacagttttcataaaatgtgcaataatatgtataaaaaaaaatctcattttcagattttcccattttattttgtatttttgttctaaaatacattttttttgttccaaaaatgaattcctcgtccttcatttatctgAAAATGATAtgtcgcatgccctattttgtatagtttttgagaaatatggtttcaaaggaagcgcggaggcgccagccttccccccctcctccctcctaaattaaggggggctctcgatgcctcccgatctttatctactcagggccacccaatgaacaactgtgccaagtctcagtgcttaatcataaaatgcagggttcccatacaagacatagcaatagcgtccccagtaaaaagtttatagaaccctgggaatcgaacgcaccttcacggcgtgacagacgactgtacaccaacgacgccattacataacacgctgttcccgacgaaattgggctatacatatataattaattaaatataaataataatgtcaaatccatactaatattacaaatgggaaagggtgtgtgtctgtttgtttgtccgtctttcacggcaaaaccggagcgacgaattgacgtgattatttaaggggatttagttgaagggatggagagtgacataggctactgtttgtctctttcttacgcgagcgaagccgcggtcaaaagctagtttattataaatgggaaaagctggttactctataatctgaagtggaagaattcgttgtttcaccaaagataatgtgtgtttgtttgtttgtccgtctttcacggccaaacggagcgacggattgacatgttttttaagtggagatagttgaagggatggagagtgacatatgctacttttgtctctttctaacgcaagcgaagccgcgggcaaaagctagtacagcacgggtagcatggtcgcgcgatagacgataaaatatcaggccgtccctgtcgcactattagtaagtgcgattatagggacggccagatgttttatcatttatcgcgcgaccataattgcctgcctggaccagattatattgatgataattattatttgtaaccatttagttaatattgtcttcagttaccgcgatagttactcatgaaataaaaactatgaaaacggattaaatcgcgtataatgagtttaaaattcatcccgatgtttcaaacactttacagcgttcgtggtcaacgggtgactgaggaaaaattacaatgtgcaaaagctacccatattcttgtatataaccatttagttgtagaagaaaaatattcacacaacaataacataggtcaaccagctcagtaaatgcaatactttactaatactatgcccacactatgacctatgtataatgtattataccagacgtgtaatattttattttatcaacaaaggcataataaaggattgtattgtattttgtatgaaaataaaaaataggaaagcaatatagtaatagtcaaatattccattaaaaaaataaaaaatacttaataaatccataaaagttcaaatgataaaaaaaacttcggattcgaacccacgatcttctgcatcatagtcagtcgtttgaccgagacgccatttcgatttacattagcagtgtcgaaatacacgatatgtatctttgttgacaaaatgcgtcattatttctgagtctgcttgagttaactaaaccaatatctttaaataattacttgtcaagagccaaatgtcactgatgacaatgtcaactaaaaatgcgcgaaatatgacggctctgtgtctgtacacaaaatttggcacgcacatttacgtaaaattaataaaaaattcacaaggatttgtccatgatttctgtatgaaacaatgtatttcattcactaccgcgacgacggataatgtatagtagatgtatgcgcatatttttatttagttgtagtgtgcggtgactaaataaatggtagatgttttttgtatggaaagcgagccaccttaagcaGCAAAGCTGTGATTCTGCTGATTTTTATGAAATCTATGAAAATGAAACGTGCATTTTTTTATAGCTCTTACAATTGAAGTTTGCAGTGTTAGAGACCTGTTTAACCCAGATAACCCTAAATGCAAAAAATCTTACCCCCGGATTTTTCGGGATATTTTGGTATATTGTCACTTATACCCACTAGAAAAATCCAGAAAAAAGAATCGGTGTTATAACACCTGGTAATGGGGAAACTGGGTTGGGTTTTTGGAAAAGTTTTAGTTCTTAGTAACAGATGAGTAAACTTTCCTTAGGCATTTTAAAAATGgaatcttataaaaataacatatgaAGTTTCTACGTTGTTATGTACACATAACAAGAGACAGTTTCTGAATTTCATGCATGGCATATAATTTCCAGTTATTTTGTGTATTCAGCTTCAGTATCAAAGATTTCCTTGAACATAACTTAGTTATAATTTtgtgaatgaatgaatgttAGGTAACATGTGTAAAGTTAACTTGTTTCAAACAATGGTATGGTTGGTTGTATATTGTTGTAtgtgaaataaattaatatgttttgtatgatttattttaatttgacagACCCGTTAGCTTGCTTATTTCATACCAGACAAGATTCTAATGGCCATGACGCGATATGACCCCACATTAGGGGTACAtgtaaaacaattaaataaatgttaggTACAGGATCATTCTTATACAAATTGACTGATAGATTTGCAGTGATTGTAAAAATAGTAGTTAAAATCTAAGATTTTTTGTTCGGCTTATCACATAACCCCCATAATATTATACCAGTTGTTTTACCCCCAGGTTGGGAACTACTATTATACTAGATGATAGTATAGTTAAATCAAACATACTAAAgcaattataatttgtatgagtTTGAGTGACAAGGCAGAACATTAAAGGATTTGTAAGCAACACATATTGGCATTAAATGAGAAAGGCAAGAAAACAGAGAatatcaaattaattaatggtaTTTAATTAGTTACTTTGACATTATTAGGAACAACTAAGTTGTATCACAGCCTAAGAAACAATCTTATAATGACATGTTACATAATAAATCACTTGAAATAATACTAAAGTAAGGCAAGCATGCCTATTATACTTAATTTTGTTatgataatatatttttatcaaaattaaagtTGGATCTTAAATGTTAACAGCAAACAGTTACTACAATCAGATATTAACACTGTCTAGGCTCCAGATTATACTTCATTTCCTGTTAGCATAAAAATCCTCCATGGACTGCAACTCTTcaacattataatttataattttttcatGTCCCTGATAATGAAACTTTCCATAGAAAAGCTTTCCCTTTAACATGTATGGGTACCATATCGCATCGTCAAGCCACATGTCTTTATATGGGATTTCATCATTATTGTACCATTTGGGGAGCATTTCTTCTGTTTCCGTAGGCGTTCCTTCGTAAACGGTTGTACTAAATACTCTCACGTCCATCATTGTCGATTCACCTTCAAACGTAAATTCTAGGTGGCCAATATTCTTCATGTCGCTCTTTTTAACGATAAGACAACATTCTTCTTTCAACTCTCGCACGGCTGCTTCCACTATTGTTTCATTGGGCTCGACTTTACCGCCAAAACCGTTCCACTTGTTTACGCCGAAACCGCGTTTCTTCAAACCTAAGAGTACTTGCGTGTCGGTACGTACGAAAACTATAGTAAATAGTTTCTTAAGGAGCATTTTTTAAGcaaattttaagttgttttaaTTAACAATTACGATAACGATCGTACCGGCGTACCGGCTTTTTACTAGCTCtttgttttgacagttttgacgtTTCGTCATCTTGCGAAATGGTTGCGTTCAGAAACTAATTAACAtgataaggtaaaataccccataatggacaaagatgccattatggacaaaaaaacacaaatccttaaaaataagtatctaaaattagtttctaaaaactgacggctatgtaccataaactagagttgtagagctgtttcattttgaagtttcaattaattcggttatttctgaaggatttggcgacaagataaaattcaccagtttactgaaaaaaatatgaagacgaattcttagtaatgttgctaagagagttgagttcatgtataaaataataaaaaaataatactcggtgtaaacttgaatgcgttttacttactgcattaagcatgagataaggtataaaacatactagtttgttgctccaaagatataaagaaatggcgttattttgcgagtgtccattactggaaccgaaaaactgcctacctcctatggtggacaaggaacaatttacaaaaccaaaatttacaagaaacaatcctatgttaaaataactcaaactaattgtatttatggtatataaaattgactcattgagtatcagttggctttaaaagtaaaattttaaacttatttcactgtccataatgggggatccattactggagaaactaataggagtatctattctgcaatacgcttgaaatgtagaagaaggataggacattcaagatttaacacgcttggcggtagaatttttacatttatcagtgaaatatcaaaaacaggcgattttttttcttaaactgtccatgattgggttcgtcaccttaatttaatttataattttcatctagtataataattttcaatttcaaaaaacttacctagtaaaattaaaattgtatccTCAAAACACTTGTAAGCATAGTTACATGGTAAAAAATTAGTACATACTAGGTATGTGATTTATgaagttaataaaatatttctgccgttaaaaatagaaaaaaacctAAGTTTCTGAGCAAGCATTAGATTAGACGAGGCACCACAGGAAGTGAATAGGGGGTTCCCAGAAAAAATGGTAAATCAAGAGCTAATTAAATTGATGTGCTTGTTAGGGGAGTTACCTTTATTTGAATGTACAATTGCCAGACATTTCTTCCGGGGAAAACAAGTGCCTAATattgaacattatttttactcaTCTCCTACGCTTTATTCTGCAGCTGTTCACTCGCGTGAGTATTGTTTCAATTAATTCTAATTGAATGTCAATAACGACACGCCACGTTGCGTTAAAGAGAACGATTTTTTTCAATCGTGTATTGAACTGCCACCACATACATGAGATGAGATTAGCAGCACCATCTTCATAATATAATACTCAtgctggtcaggctttagtcaTTTATCgagataataattatgtacacaAATAATTGTAGCCACTCTGATAGTAGGATTTCAAGACGATTTTGTaaacaattatttacatacttcatataTAGGCTATATGGCCATAGATAGGGTCAGTTAACTTGCAGTTTATCCATAAACTTATAAtcactaaagctaggaacatactacgcggtcggcgcgaccgcgaccgatcagtgtgcacggtcttcgggacgtggcttcggctgaccaaaacatccagcgagccagatttcgatcggacgtccgtgcgctcaaggccacgtccacgaccgacgaccgatagttttcacggttaagtgtatattcattgtctagatccgcggtcgcgcgacggcggacgtccgcgtaatatgttcctagcttaaggctAAATGAAACAGCACTTTACAATATGattataatttattcataaatagtTTACAAAGACATTATCGTACAAATATTAATCCAGGATCAGCATTCTGCGTACACCAATAAACATATTTTGTTCATTATAAAAACACGCTCCCAAGTAAGTACAAAGGTTATCTGAGTAAACGTCGATCGTTTATATACAATGCACCGGttatataaatgtataaaacACCCCATGAAGCGTGGAATGGACGATTATATTGGAAGCGGCATTCGCCTTACTCTATACTTAAATAACCTAACTTACTTAtctttattttagtttattagttAGCCAGACGCGCTTGCGCTGGGCTGGATTTAGGGCCTACCGACTATAGAAATATTGGGAGTACCCAAAACGTATAAGGTTAAAATTTGCAGTTAAAGCGTTGGCAACATTTCAATCGCACCAACTCTGATGTCTCGGCGTATGTAGAGCCCCGTAGCGCACAGCGCGCGCGGCCGGTATTGCGTGAGCCCTCAACTTAAATAAGTTCCACTGCTGTAGGCTTCAGTCTCATGATCCTACGCCAATACGTAAACCGTATAAACCACCGACTAGACACTACCTATAAATCTCGAAAATATACGTCCCGAATATAattctaataataaataatcgaAGCCGAAATGGTCAAGGGTAAAATATCTTAAGCAAGCGTAGACAGATCTATATGATGTTAAAATAATTACGATTATAATGAAGCGAACGATCACACCCGCAACGCGGAGAGTACCTTAATAATACTAAATGCAAAAACGAGCGCCGCTGCAGTTGAATcctttttcgtttttttttttgccgaaATGTATAAGGACAATGATTCACTCATTGAGCAACATTCCCGTTTTTACTATTTTTCTTTACCAAACTATTGGCAGTTGATTCTTGATAGAACCAGTTGTTTGGATCGTTCGGAGGCCGCCATCTTGCTGTAACAAAATGGCCGCTGGGTTTTCAAAATGGCGTCAACTGAGCGGTCACACACAATTGTTCACGATGCGCGGGAACTGGAGTTCGATACTCGATAGCCAAATGTTTAGTCTCGTATGCTATGGAAGATTACGTGAACTGGTTTGTAATCTAGGGTTTATTTCTAAGGAGATTCATTTGAGCGAACCACTTAACTAACGCCGTACAAAATTGAAACTTACTACTATAGTGGATATGGACATTGATCCAAGCATATCCAAGTCTAAATGACCCTAAAAACAGTCTTTGATActgttgtaaaattaaaaaaaattgtctaaacATTGGTCACGCTCTAACCAATATTTCAACAATATTTTTACTACATTAAAATAGGTATGTTAATGCGGGCATCAGCATGTAATGTATCCTGTATCCAACGCTGGTTCGTCCAAAGGAATCTCTTGTTGCTGTCGTATCTAATACTCCCAGTGCGTCGCCGAGCTGAGGTCAGTACCTGCAAGTATAATTTTTCAATTAGAAAATGCATAACAAAGACACAAGTAATAAGTATACTCGTACCTACGGCAATAACAAGATTCTCATACGCAGATAATATGAACCAATATCTTTCCATTCATCGAATGAAAgaagaatatacaaattaacAATCTTCTTATTCGTAGCAAAAAAATCCAGTACTTAcacgcaaaaaaaaacattgtgaaAGGTTTTTGCCAGAGGGGTAAGAAAATctaggtattaggtacctactgtacGATTTAAGTAGGAGGGCAACAGCAGAACACACGTTCCGAGAGTTCACGATTGAGCCTAGGTTTCCGGCTCCGTTTCCAGTGGACTTGATCGTTTTTTCTTCGGtgtatggtatttatttcagtGTATGGTGGTGTGTAGTTACCCGCTAGACGGAAGTTGCCGTTCTTGACGGCGGCGAGGTACTCGcggccggcggcggcgcggaTGGCGAGGCGCGTGGGCTCGCGCAGCTCGAGGTGGAAGCCCTGCGGCGAGTCAGAGTCCATCGTCACCGACTCGCCGTCCGCGTGCCAGTACTTGCCGTTTGACCCTGAAAATATAAACATGTTGCTTGTTAGTGAAAGTCTGTTAATTTGTCACTTCGCGTGTCTTCTGAAAACACTCAGAAAAGTGTACTCGGAATCTACAGCACTGCCCATTCTGTCACTAAAAAGAAACTTCCCGAAATGTCAAATTTCACTACTTCACGTTTCTGTAACTGCAACCTATACTTGCAAGTGACGTGCTTCATACAACAAATACCATACCTACAATTATTTGGGACAATTTGATCATCAGAATTGAATCTGCTAGTGATTCTACCCAAAAGTATCAGCATCTGTGACAAATAGGTTCTCGGCCTCTAtttaagaaaaaaccggccaagagcgtgtcgggccacgctcagtgtagggttccgtagttttccgtatttttctcaaaaactactgaacctatcaagttcaaaaaaattttcctagaaagtttttataaagttctacttttgtgattttttttcatattttttaaacatatggttcaaaagttagagggggggggacgcactttttttttctttaggagcgattatttccgaaaatattaatattatcaaaaaacgatcttagtaaaccattattaatttttaattacctgtccaataatatatcacacgttggggttggaatgaaaaaaaaaaccagcccccactttacatgtaggggagtaccctaataatacatttttttccattttttatttttgcactttgttggcgtgattgatatacatattggtaccaaatttgggTCGGTATCAAAACGACTGGATTCTCAAAACGACCAGAACCACATAAAGACTTGATCGCAAAACGACCACATCTGCAAAAAGCCTTTATCTTGTAATGACTTTCTAGTAAAACGACCACAAAGCATAAAGTCTGAATATCAGAACGGCTTACTATCAAAATTACTTGTTCGCAAAAAGACCACCTCGTAGAAGGTATAGATCTTAGAATGCCCTAATagcaaaatataaaaattttaccttccaataaaatttgtattattttgcctggtatatccgaggtctttatagagagtacgtcgtagacgtcgcatcggaccgatagatggcgccatcgttcgttgtaagtcgctccggcgtctcaccgccgcgatgttggtagtcccgtttttccccacctgcaacacaaggccccccgcgccccgactcgccaccagccacccacattgttgaggagaagtgccgacggtatattaagcctaccaggaaggcatcactcagacctcggatataccaggcaaaataatacaaattttattggaaggtaaaatttttatattatttgtgccgtttgtatatccgaggtctttatagagacctgtttattatctcctggtggcgagtcagctggcgcgcaagcctttggtagccctattggcatggcatagcatagaagaataagtgaatcagttgaaccgatttgacagatgtatcagtcgaaatagccttcgatccgcgaatatctcggtgccagaaacgcataaagagattttcgtgatgacgtttagctttagtcagcgaatagttagagaaatgacattattatacatcgcagatcaaaaccaaaaaaaaaaaaaaaagatgtaggcgaggctgacttgaacaagatacaaaaaccttagatacactattattattaacagacacgttattttatcaggttataaacccaatttcagacacaaagtgtggaaattaactgtaaaagtagtgtaactatctgtactgtagcagggtaacgtaattgatactgcttttgtcaacccttcgtaaaaattat from Leguminivora glycinivorella isolate SPB_JAAS2020 chromosome 14, LegGlyc_1.1, whole genome shotgun sequence includes:
- the LOC125233040 gene encoding oxidized purine nucleoside triphosphate hydrolase-like translates to MLLKKLFTIVFVRTDTQVLLGLKKRGFGVNKWNGFGGKVEPNETIVEAAVRELKEECCLIVKKSDMKNIGHLEFTFEGESTMMDVRVFSTTVYEGTPTETEEMLPKWYNNDEIPYKDMWLDDAIWYPYMLKGKLFYGKFHYQGHEKIINYNVEELQSMEDFYANRK